AGAGAAGTTGAGCTGTGTCTCcttgccggggccgggggcgggggggaaattagatttatttttttttttggatgatgatgatgacgattcCTTGGTGCGATTCTGCTCGTGCGGATCCGGAGGAAGGTTTTTCCCGCGGCGGCATCCTCCCGGAGAGGCTCTCGCCAACCCCCCCCCCGGTTTTCTTCAAGCCCAAAGAACCTCAAAAGCTGCCACTTTTGCTGCCATTTCATTTatagttggggagggggggggtgtggggaacCCCTCCTGGAAGTGGGGCGGGGGCGGGAGAACGTGCCTTTGGGATATGCAACCTCAAATAAAGACACGATTTATTTTACCGCCGTCCCGGCTCCAGCTTCCTCCGAGCTCCTCCGATttaatttccttccctcttcttgcCCTGGAAACTGCCGTTTGCAGCCCAAAAGTGGGTTTAAAGCCGCTTTTGCAACGAGGGGTCAAATTTGGTGTGGGTCAAAACCGGAGTCGGGGCATCCCCGCGCCGGGGCGGAGACTTCGCTGCTGACCCTTGCCACCTTCTGCGCCCAGAAAACATAAAAGTGATTATTTTGAGACTTTTTAGCCCTGAAATCTCGTGTTTTCCTTGGAGATaagagcagaaatgcagcaggtgtgggggggtttttttgttttttttttctttctttctttccgtatttttctttttttaaatgattggaCCGATAACCGCCGCTATCACACGTGCCGTTTTCCAGCCACTGCTCCGTGAGCGGAGCAAAAACCTCCTTTCTGCAGGTTCAcacccccgctcccccccccccccaagaacacccttgatttcttttgaaaaggggggaaaaataaaaccgTTTTGGCCAGAAAtcagggggtttttttttattccgaAACACGTTGGTGTTTCATTTAACCTCAAAACGCCCCGTGTAGGTCTCCTCCAGTCCCCGTTCGGTTGCCCCCTGTcctgggttgggggggggggaaatattttttttttttgccccgcGTTTGCCTCGATTTTCCCAACCCGGGGGCAACGCGGGCACCGTTCCCCTGTTAAAGCTCTTAGAGATAAAGATAAAACTCTCGGCGGCAGCCCGCGGCTACACGCCCTGCGAGAGAACCGTGGCCAGGGCTCGTCCCTGGGGCTCGAGACCGGGCTAAACTCATGACAGCGTTGCCCGAGATGCGCAGAGGAGGGGGATGCCGCCTCCTCGCTcccggggcggggcaggggggggagtgGATTTGGGCTGCCTGCCCAAAGCCGAGCGAGACTTGGGGTGCACCCAGGGTTTTCAGCCCTGACCTTGGGGGACCTTGTGTGTGTTTTGGAAGGGGGACCAAGGCCGCGCCACCTGCTTTTCTTCCCGTCCCTCCTTCCCCGTCCCCTTTAAAGCCACCAGCGACGCGGAGCCCCGGCTTCAGACGCCGCCGCATCGCCGTGGTCCGAGATGATGCTGCAACTGGTGCTCCTTGCCGCCCTCGCCCTCTGCGGTGGGTCCCCGTCCCCGGCGGGAAGCCATCGGCCTCGTTAGCTGGCGGCgaccccccctttcccccccccccacccctgggggGTGAGTTAGCGATTccctctccccgccgccccctccaTCTTCCCCGTCCTCCGTCTCCCGCAGGACGCTGCTCCGAGCAGGACCTCGATGGGGCCCAGCGGGTGGTCGGTGGGACCGAAGCGCGTTCGCACGCCTGGCCCTCCCAGGTGGGTCCTTCCCGGGGGCAGCCAGAAAATCCCATGGGAACCTcagtgagacacccccccccgaccccgcgcctcactttccccccccctccccagatcTCCCTCCAGTATTACTCCGGTGGCAACTGGCACCACACCTGCGGAGGGTCCCTCATCCGGAGAAACTGGGTGATGACGGCGGCCCACTGCGTGGATCGGTGAGCAGGCGCGGGGACCCCCGCCTTCCCCTCCATTTTTCCACCCAAAATCCTTTCCAAGGAGAAATTTTGGCCGCCTCGACCCAGAGAGCAAAGGTCCTTCAAGGTCTTCGCTGCTCCTCCACCCGGGGTGGTTGTGCGGCCCATCTCTGGGAGCATCCTCTTCTTCACCGGCCCTTTCTGTATCGACTCACTCCTGAAATAATCCTAATTCGGGGCCTgatcctgtgttttgtttttttttcccccctcctggcAGCCCCCTGAACTTCCGCGTGGTGGCTGGGGAACACAACCTGAACAGGGCCGACGGCACCGAGCAGACCTTCGGCGTGAGCAAGATCATCATCCATCCCTACTGGAACAGCAACAACGTCGCCGGAGGGTAatgccggcggggaggggggtttggggggagcATCgctggggagcggagggggggtggtggtggtggtgatgggggtgTCCTTGCAacatcctctccctcctctcgCCAGCTACGACATCGCCCTGATCCGCCTGGCCAGTTACGCCACCCTGAACTCCTACGTGCAGCTGGCGGTCCTGCCCCAGGAGGGAACCATCCTGCCCAACAACTACCCCTGCTACATCACGGGCTGGGGTCTCACCCGCAGTGAGTGCCTGAGGGGTCGCCCCCGGCCCCGAAACACCCCAAAAACATGGGAAAAGCGAGCAGCCGAATGATATTTTTAAGCCCTTGGAGGTCCCAGGAGGCATCACGCCGGGCTTGGCTCGGGGCACGGAGTTGCCCGGCGTTGGGTGGGATCGCGCCAAGGTtttgggggtggcggggggggggattttCCACGGGCAAAGGGGGCTGGGTGGCGGATGCGGGTCCGGTCTTTGCTAGGGTGGCGTTAACCGGCGCTTGGTGGTTGGGTGCAGCCaacgggcagctctccagcgtcTTGCTGCAGGCCTACCTCCCCGTGGTGGACTACCAgatctgctccagcccctcctaCTGGGGCTCCTCCGTCAGGCCCACCATGGTCTGTGCCGGCGGTGACGGCATACGCTCCGGCTGCCAGGTACGGCCCCGGCGTcccattttttcctcccctgacATCCCACCGGCGTCCCTGTTCTTCCCATCTCACCCCGGCTTCCTGGGTCTGGCAGGGCGATTCCGGCGGTCCCCTCCACTGCGCGGTGAACGGGCAGTACCAGGTTCACGGCGTCACCAGTTTCGTCTCCGGTATGGGCTGCAACGTTGAGCGCAAACCCACCGTCTTCACCCGCGTCTCCGCCTACATCTCCTGGATCTCGAGCGTaaggcggcagcggggctgggggtcgAGACCCGGCACTATCGTCGCACCCATCGCGGCGGCGCTGCCCCCGCTCGGCTCAACCGTcgcttttcttctccttccaggTGATCGCCCAGAACTGAGCAGCGGCAGGAGAAGAGCCCAGTCCCCGGCTCGGGCGATGGACATCACCTTGCCCCGCGTTTCGCTCGGAGGGGTTTAAAACCCGTAGCCGGTGTCAATAAAATCTGTTCCTCAATCCGGCGCGTTGGTGGATGTTTTTTCCTCCATCCCTCaacacccttttccccctcccataCTCCGGAGCGTCCTTTCGCCCGcgtccccctcctcttcctcacacctTAGGAAAGAGCCGCGGGGAAAAGCACCCGGCCCCGCGCTCTCGGGGCAGCCAGGAAATCCTTGGGATaatgggaaaggggaaaacaCCACAGATGCCCTCGGTGGGCAGCAACGGAGCCCTTGGAGAtagaggggggagagggagggatgcggggtgATCCGGTGGGATTTTTCCCCGCCGCTAGCTCcgtttctcttccaaaaatgaCCTCCTTTAAACGAGAGATGTTGGGTTCGGTGGCTGTTACCGCCTCGCCCCACGGCTGCGTCCCGTCTTTTCCACCGGGAGCGgggtgaggccctggcccaggttgcccagagaagctgtggttgccccatccctggaggggtccaaggccaggttggacggggcttggagcaacctgggctgggggaagatgtccttgcccagggcagggggtggactaggtggcctttaaaggtcccttcccacccaaaccatcctataATCCTATGATCCTGGAGGAACCAGCCATGCCACAACCCCACCCGACAGGGGGGCCAAATAAAACCCCAACCCGGCACCAAAATTGCACCGAGCGCCAAATTTAAAGCCAAACCCAGACGCCGGTGGAAGAGTCAAGAGGCGGGCGCCGGCGTTCCCCACCGCCCGCTTGAACCACCCACGGCACTGGGCGCAGGGGGGAGCCTTTCCGggggggtggtggcggtgggTGCCCGGGTGCTCGGCGGATGCCGGCAGCTGCCTCGCCTCGAACTTCCTCCATAGCAAAAAAACATCGAACCGCAGCGCGCGGCGGCGAGCGGGAGCCGAGCTGCAGCCATGGCCGAGGGCAAGACCGGGGGAGCCGGGCTCTTCGCCAAGCAGGTCCAGAAACGGTTCAGCCGGGCGCAGGAGAAGGTAGGGCGCGAcgccccagcccccctgccccgccgcccaaAATCCcatattttcttttatccttgaagggtttttttttttccccagcgtgGTGCCGAGGGGGTGGCACAACGGGCACCGCTGGGTGCCCACGAGTGCTCACAGGGTGTTAATTCAGGCGCTTCTGGGTCAACGTCATGGTTGCTCCACCATGGCCTTGGTGGCATCTCCCCAACCTCCCCCAAGCACTctaaaagtgggattttttttttttttccacccgaAACACCTTCCGGAGGTTGCGGGGGGGGACCGTGCGCTGCTGGCACGGGgtccctgg
The window above is part of the Rissa tridactyla isolate bRisTri1 chromosome 24, bRisTri1.patW.cur.20221130, whole genome shotgun sequence genome. Proteins encoded here:
- the CELA1 gene encoding chymotrypsin-like elastase family member 1; its protein translation is MMLQLVLLAALALCGRCSEQDLDGAQRVVGGTEARSHAWPSQISLQYYSGGNWHHTCGGSLIRRNWVMTAAHCVDRPLNFRVVAGEHNLNRADGTEQTFGVSKIIIHPYWNSNNVAGGYDIALIRLASYATLNSYVQLAVLPQEGTILPNNYPCYITGWGLTRTNGQLSSVLLQAYLPVVDYQICSSPSYWGSSVRPTMVCAGGDGIRSGCQGDSGGPLHCAVNGQYQVHGVTSFVSGMGCNVERKPTVFTRVSAYISWISSVIAQN